CTCAAGTTGTGGGTTAAAATGCGATGAATGTGAATTCTTCGGAAACAAATGCAATGGCTGTAAAGCAGTAAAAGGTCAAACTTTCTGGGCGTTGGAAATGATGCCAAATAAAACCTGTCCTCTTTTTGAGTGCGCCATAAACCAGCGTAAATACAATGATTGCGGCGATTGCAAAGAATTACCCTGCGAATTATTTTTAAAAATGAAAGACCCGAATTCCACTGAAGAAGAGCATCAGGCATCGCTAAAAGCAAGAGTAGCATTGCTTAAGGAAAAGATATAACGTTTGTTTTTCCGTCATGGCAGAGTTTATCGTTTGCTGTTCGTGTTGTTCTGTTATTCTATTGCTCTATTGCCATAACGTTTTGCTGTTGGTACTAAAGGTCATTAGTAATTGATTAAAAAAATGTTAGCTAAAAACGATTGGCTGCTAAGCATACAGCAGAAGGAATTTTTTCTTGTTAACTGAATTTCATAATTTCAATTAATTTCATTTTCTATTTTCCACAGCAAAAAAATCACCCATTCACCATTTCTCCCATTCATTTCTTTCAATGATTATCCGAATAAATCTGTATCATCAGCTTTTTCCGCGTCAAATCAGCGTCTGATATATGAATCTTTCTATTATTTAAATATTCATACAATAAAAGGATATTCAATTTTTTCCAGGAACAATCCTTTGGCAGGAACTGAATAACCGGCATCGGAGCGATTTTTATTTTCAATAATTTTCCGAAAATCATCAAGACTGATTTTACCTTTGCCCACATCTACAAGTGTTCCAACAATTGCTCTTACCATATTTCTAAGAAAACGATCAGCTTTAATGGTAAATATCAGCATATCATTTTCTTCGTTCCACTCTGCATACATTATTTTACAATTGTTCGTTTTCACATCGGTATGAAGTTTTGAAAAGCTTGTAAAATCAGTATATTCAAATAATATTTTTGAAGCTTCTTTCATTTTTACAACATCAATATTTCCGTAAACGAACCATGAATACTCTTTATTAAAAGGATTTTTTGTTTTTGAAATATAATATTTATATGTTCTTGAAACAGCACTAAAACGCGCATGAGCCGATGCTTCCACATCAATAATTTCCGAAACCGAAATATCTTTACTTAATATTGCATTGAGCCGATAGACAATATCTTTTTTTTCTTCATCCGAAAGTTTTTTATCTAAATCAAAATGCGCAAAATATTCACGTGCGTGAACACCAGTATCTGTGCGGCCTGCACCTGTTACTTCAATTTCTTCTGAAATAATTATTGATAAAGCTTTCTCTAATCCCGATTGAATGGTAACAGCATTATCCTGCGATTGCCAGCCATGGTAATGTGTTCCATCGTATGAGAGCTTTATAAAATATCGCGACATAATTATTTTAAAATCTTTAAAACAAAATTAAGAATTAAACTTTGACATCATTATAATAAAGTATTAATTCAATAAAGCATCTGCTTCTTTTTTAAAGTCATACTGCAAATCTTCGTGCAATTTTCCCATTGCTTTATGTAACCTTTTTATTTGATTCAGGTAAATGTTTTCAAGAGCCACGCTTTTATTTAAGGGCATTTCAGCATTTTTTATTTTCATACAGAAGTATAAAAGTAATTCTGTTTCAGTTTGTGCAGAGCCGGAATATTTTATATATTTATTTGTATTTCTTAAAATCTTACGCAGACTTTTCTTAATATAATATACGTTACTCATATTAATCTCATCAAACTTTTCATCAATCTCGCTTTTTATATTTGTTTTATAAGACTCTTCGTCATGCGCATGAAAAAGCAGGTAAGTTAAAAGTTCTTTATTATCCTTTTTATATTTTGCGAGGCGCATGCAAAGCGCCATCACCCTGGCAGGCGAAAGCGTACCCAATTCATTTTTTATCTCACTAAGCGAAAAAGCCTTCATAAACATTACATAACCTTCAAACATTTTTACAAATATACCCTTTTTATAAGGTAATAGCATTTATAAAAACCCGATTAGGTTTAATTTTATTTTTTTATTTCAAATATTATTATTTTCTTTGTGCCACATTTTTATAAATTAGTAACACAATGCAGGTAAAACGTTTTGGAGTTTCATTAGAGGAAGATATACTAAAAGCCCTGGATGAGTTGGTGATGAAGAATAAATTCCCCAATCGTTCACAGGCTATCAGGAATCTTATTAAAGGAACTTTAGTTTCTGAGAAAGTTGATAAGAATAAAATTGTTGCCGGCGCTATTGTTATTGTTTACGACCATCACAAACGCGAACTGAATAACAAATTAATGCACGTTCAGCACGATTATCACGAACTGATATTATCTACACAACATGTTCACCTCGCCCACGACCTTTGTCTTGAAACTATTGCTGTTAAAGGAAAAGCGCAATCATTACTTACATTGGCCGATAAAATAGTTGGGACAAAAGGTATTAAACATGGAAAATTTGTGATGACCGATATCGAATAATTTTTTTTAAAAATAAAGTAACACGATTATTTAATAAAG
This window of the Bacteroidales bacterium genome carries:
- a CDS encoding DUF3795 domain-containing protein; the encoded protein is MIISSCGLKCDECEFFGNKCNGCKAVKGQTFWALEMMPNKTCPLFECAINQRKYNDCGDCKELPCELFLKMKDPNSTEEEHQASLKARVALLKEKI
- the truA gene encoding tRNA pseudouridine(38-40) synthase TruA encodes the protein MSRYFIKLSYDGTHYHGWQSQDNAVTIQSGLEKALSIIISEEIEVTGAGRTDTGVHAREYFAHFDLDKKLSDEEKKDIVYRLNAILSKDISVSEIIDVEASAHARFSAVSRTYKYYISKTKNPFNKEYSWFVYGNIDVVKMKEASKILFEYTDFTSFSKLHTDVKTNNCKIMYAEWNEENDMLIFTIKADRFLRNMVRAIVGTLVDVGKGKISLDDFRKIIENKNRSDAGYSVPAKGLFLEKIEYPFIV
- the nikR gene encoding nickel-responsive transcriptional regulator NikR, with the translated sequence MQVKRFGVSLEEDILKALDELVMKNKFPNRSQAIRNLIKGTLVSEKVDKNKIVAGAIVIVYDHHKRELNNKLMHVQHDYHELILSTQHVHLAHDLCLETIAVKGKAQSLLTLADKIVGTKGIKHGKFVMTDIE